Proteins encoded by one window of Streptobacillus canis:
- the kduD gene encoding 2-dehydro-3-deoxy-D-gluconate 5-dehydrogenase KduD, with the protein MNKFLSEMFSLEGKTAIVTGGNTGLGLAYSKALMEAGADLVISTFDNNVAEVTEYANKVGKKIIFVKGDLTKKEVREEIVEKSLKEFGKIDILVNNAGTIRRAPLLEYSEEDWNAVMDINLNALYFLSQRVAKVMVEQGHGKIVNIASMLSFQGGKFVPPYTASKHGVMGLTRAFANELADKNIQINAIAPGYIKTANTKPIRDDVKRNQEILNRIPAGRWGETEDLMGAVVFLSSKASDYINGHVLAVDGAWLAR; encoded by the coding sequence TTGAATAAATTTTTATCTGAAATGTTTTCGCTTGAAGGGAAAACAGCAATAGTAACAGGAGGAAATACAGGACTTGGACTTGCGTATTCAAAAGCTTTAATGGAAGCGGGTGCTGATTTAGTTATTTCAACTTTTGATAATAATGTAGCAGAAGTTACAGAATATGCGAATAAAGTTGGTAAAAAAATAATATTTGTAAAAGGAGATTTAACTAAAAAAGAAGTTAGAGAGGAAATAGTTGAAAAATCTCTTAAAGAATTTGGGAAAATTGATATTTTAGTTAATAATGCAGGAACAATTAGACGTGCTCCACTTCTTGAATATAGTGAAGAGGATTGGAATGCAGTAATGGATATAAATTTAAATGCTTTATATTTCTTATCTCAAAGAGTAGCTAAAGTAATGGTAGAGCAAGGACATGGAAAAATTGTTAATATAGCTTCTATGTTATCATTCCAAGGAGGAAAATTTGTTCCACCATATACAGCAAGTAAACATGGAGTGATGGGACTTACAAGAGCATTTGCAAATGAATTGGCAGATAAAAATATTCAAATTAATGCAATTGCACCAGGATATATTAAAACAGCAAATACTAAGCCAATTAGAGATGACGTTAAGAGAAATCAAGAAATATTAAATAGAATACCTGCTGGAAGATGGGGAGAAACAGAAGATCTTATGGGAGCAGTAGTATTTTTATCAAGTAAAGCATCAGACTATATAAATGGACATGTTTTAGCAGTAGATGGAGCATGGTTAGCAAGATAA